A part of Ammospiza caudacuta isolate bAmmCau1 chromosome 5, bAmmCau1.pri, whole genome shotgun sequence genomic DNA contains:
- the SLC35E3 gene encoding solute carrier family 35 member E3 gives MGWLPAQGRLAAGLLVNLAASICIVFLNKWLYVRLGFPNLSLTLVHFAITWLGLYLCQALGAFSPKSLQPAQVLPLALSFCGFVVFTNLSLQSNTIGTYQLAKAMTTPVIVVIQSVAYGKTFPLRIKLTLVPITLGVFLNSYYDVKFNVLGMAFATLGVLVTSLYQVWVGAKQHELQVNSMQLLYYQAPMSSAMLLFIIPFFEPVFGEGGIFGPWTLSAVIMVLLSGIIAFMVNLSIYWIIGNTSPVTYNMFGHFKFCITLLGGCLLFKDPLSVNQGLGILCTLFGILAYTHFKLSEQESNKSKLAQRP, from the exons ATGGGCTGGCTGCCGGCGCAGGGCCGGCTGGCGGCGGGGCTGCTGGTCAATCTGGCCGCCTCCATCTGCATCGTTTTCCTGAACAAATGGCTGTACGTGCGGCTGGGCTTCCCGAACCTCAGCCTCACCCTGGTGCACTTCGCCATCACCTGGCTCGGCCTCTACCTGTGCCAGGCGCTCGGCGCCTTCTCCCCCAAGAGCCTCCAGCCCGCGCAGGTGCTGCCGCTGGCCCTCAGCTTCTGCGGCTTCGTCGTCTTCACCaacctctccctgcagagcaaCACCATCGGTACCTACCAGTTGGCCAAGGCCATGACCACGCCGGTCATCGTGGTCATCCAGAGCGTGGCTTACGGCAAGACTTTCCCTCTGCGGATCAAGCTGACCCTG GTCCCCATCACGCTGGGTGTTTTCCTCAACTCCTACTACGACGTGAAGTTCAATGTTCTGGGGATGGCGTTCGCCACCCTGGGCGTGCTGGTGACCTCGCTGTACCAAGTG TGGGTAGGTGCTAAGCAGCACGAGTTGCAGGTAAACTCTATGCAGCTGCTGTACTATCAGGCACCGATGTCCTCAGCCATGTTGTTGTTCATCATACCCTTCTTCGAGCCAGTCTTTGGAGAGGGGGGAATATTTGGGCCCTGGACACTTTCTGCTGTG ATAATGGTACTGCTGTCTGGAATAATAGCCTTTATGGTAAACTTGTCAATTTACTGGATCATTGGAAATACGTCACCTGTCAC GTATAACATGTTTGGACATTTCAAGTTCTGCATCACCCTCCTGGGAGGGTGCCTGTTATTTAAGGATCCATTGTCTGTTAACCAGGGCCTTGGGATTCTGTGCACACTGTTTGGCATTTTAGCCTACACCCACTTCAAGCTTAGTGAGCAGGAAAGCAATAAGAGTAAATTGGCCCAGCGTCCATAG
- the NUP107 gene encoding nuclear pore complex protein Nup107, which yields MDRNGFEDMSSPHDPEMVRPGRKQGSQKRVSILTSLDDTIGNMTPKSQFLSRTPNSLLHQPGTALHRSSMKPSDMSAMLGTGGKSPLILPNSGLFGSLSMLDESNWTMALSPQQRGMFVNADISNLTEDVTMSAVLLREDDPGEAATMSMYSDFLHSFLKHTSTTIFDLVDEYENICNSQVNILGKIVYRATPGQQKFSKTASVLWLLKQEMVTWRLLSSLYRDRIQSALEDETAFDITALTASEKTTVDNLFQKDSLVRQSQLVVDWLESIAKDEIGDFSDNIEFYAKTVYWDNTLHALKQRQSSTYMGSSRPLVTELDPDAPIRQKLPLDDLDQEDDARLLKYLFTLIRAGMTDEAQRLCKRCGQAWRAATLEGWKLYHDPNINGGKELEPVEGNPYRCIWKISCWRMAEEEQFNRYERAIYAALSGNLKQLLPVCDTWEDTVWAYFRVMVDTLVEQEIRTSVVTAEEMEELPRDYLETNWTSEKVFEELQATDKRRVIEENQEHYHVIQKFIILGDVDGLMEEVSRWLSKDRSVLPGHLLRFMTHLILFFRTLGMQTKEEVSVEVLKTYIQRLVSEKHTDLIAFYVSHLPPELAVAQYALFLEDVTESDQRHHCLELAKQAGLDVATITKTVVENIRKKDAGEFSHHDHVLDTGTTEADQLKIDVIDWLVFDPAQRAEALKQSNAIMRKFLASKKHEAAKDVFVKIPQDSIAEIYNQWEEQGMDTPLPAEDDNAIREHLCIRAYLEAHETFNEWFKHMNSAPQKPSLLPQASFTEKVAHEHKEKKYEMDYGIWKGLLDALTADVKEKMYNVLLFVDGGWMVDVREDAEEDPERAHQMSLLRKLCLPMMCFLLHTVLHSTGQHQECLRLADMVASERHKLYTVFSKEELRKLLQKLRESSLILLDQDLDPLGYEIQS from the exons GTACTGCATTGCATCGCAGCTCCATGAAGCCATCAGATATGTCTGCCATGCTGGGAACAGGAGGGAAATCTCCTCTTATTCTACCAAATTCTGGACTTTTTGGCAGTCTGTCAATG TTGGATGAAAGTAACTGGACAATGGCACTCTCGCCTCAGCAGAGAGGGATGTTTGTAAATGCAGACATATCCAATCTGACAGAAGATGTCACTATGAGTGCTGTCTTGTTACGTGAGGATGATCCTGGCGAAGCTG CTACTATGAGCATGTACTCTGACTTTCTGCATTCCTTTCTGAAGCATACATCAACTACCATTTTTGATCTTGTGGATGAGTATGAAAATATTTGTAACAGTCAG GTGAATATATTAGGGAAAATAGTTTATCGGGCAACTCCTGGACAGCAGAAGTTTTCCAAAACTGCCAGTGTCTTGTGGCTTCTCAAGCAGGAGATGGTAACATGGAGACTGCTGTCCTCACTTTATAG aGACAGAATACAGTCTGCACTGGAAGATGAAACTGCATTTGATATCACT GCTTTAACTGCTAGTGAAAAAACTACTGTAGACAACTTGTTTCAGAAAGATTCTCTTGTTCGACAAAGTCAG CTGGTGGTGGATTGGCTAGAGAGCATTGCTAAGGATGAAATTGGGGACTTCTCCGATAATATTGAGTTTTATGCAAAAACAGTATATTG GGATAACACACTACACGCCCTGAAGCAGCGACAGTCAAGTACATACATGGGAAGTTCTCGTCCTCTGGTGACAGAGTTG GATCCAGATGCTCCTATTCGACAGAAACTGCCACTTGATGATTTGGACCAAGAAGATGATGCAAGGTTGTTGAAGTATCTCTTCACTCTCATCAGAGCAGGAATGACAGATGAG GCACAGCGCTTATGCAAACGATGTGGTCaggcctggagagctgcaactTTGGAAGGCTGGAAATTGTATCATGATCCTAACATAAATGGAG GAAAAGAGCTGGAGCCTGTTGAAGGCAATCCATACAGGTGCATTTGGAAAATTAGTTGTTGGCGCATGGCTGAAGAG GAGCAGTTTAATAGATATGAAAGAGCAATCTATGCAGCCCTGAGTGGAAACCTCAAACAG CTTCTTCCAGTTTGTGATACCTGGGAAGACACTGTTTGGGCATACTTCAGGGTCATGGTGGACACTCTTGTTGAGCAGGAAATACGAACCTCAGTAGTAACTGCAGAGGAGATGGAAGAGCTCCCTAGAGATTACTTAGAAACAAA CTGGACTTCAGAAAAAGTTTTTGAAGAACTTCAGGCAACAGACAAAAGG aGGGTTATAGAGGAGAATCAAGAACACTATCATGTGATTCAGAAATTCATTATACTTGGAGATGTGGATG GTTTGATGGAGGAAGTCAGCAGGTGGCTTTCCAAGGACAGAAGTGTGCTCCCAGGACACCTCCTTCGTTTCATGACACATCTTATTCTGTTTTTCCGCACTTTGGGTATGCAGACCAAG GAGGAAGTTTCTGTTGAAGTCCTGAAGACGTACATTCAG AGGTTGGTGTCTGAGAAGCACACAGATTTAATAGCCTTTTATGTCAGCCACCTGCCCCCAGAGCTCGCTGTGGCTCAGTACGCTTTATTCCTTGAAGATGTTACTGAGAGCGATCAACGCCACCACTGCCTGGAGTTAGCAAAACAAGCAG GTCTGGACGTTGCAACCATAACAAAAACCGTTGTTGAAAACATCCGCAAGAAGGATGCCGGGGAGTTCAGCCACCACGACCACGTGCTGGACACAGGCACAACAGAG GCAGATCAGCTGAAAATAGATGTAATTGACTGGCTCGTATTCGATCCTGCACAGAGGGCAGAAGCACTTAAACAAAGCAATGCAATCATGAGGAAGTTCTTGG CATCCAAGAAACATGAAGCTGCAAAAGATGTGTTTGTGAAGATTCCCCAAGACTCCATAGCAGAAATATATAACCAGTGGGAGGAACAGGGAATGGATACTCCGCTTCCAGCTGAAGATGACAATGCTATCCGGGAACACTTATGTATTCGTGCATATTTG GAAGCCCATGAAACCTTTAATGAATGGTTTAAACACATGAACTCAGCTCCACAGAAGCCGTCTTTGTTACCACAAGCAAGTTTCACTGAAAAAGTGGCCCAtgaacataaagaaaagaagtATGAG ATGGATTATGGCATTTGGAAAGGCCTGTTGGATGCTCTTACAGCTGATGTTAAGGAGAAAATGTACAATGTGTTGCTGTTTGTTGATGGAGGATGGATGGTTGATGTCAGAGAg GACGCCGAGGAGGACCCGGAGCGCGCGCACCAGATGAGCCTGCTGCggaagctgtgcctgcccaTGATGTGCTTCCTGCTGCACACGGTGCTGCACAGCACGGGCCAGCACCAGGAGTGCCTGCGCCTCGCCGACATGGTCGCCTCCGAGCGCCACAAGCTCTACACg GTGTTTTCAAAAGAAGAACTCCGAAAGCTTCTACAGAAGCTGAGGGAATCTTCTCTGATACTTCTGGACCAGGATCTTGATCCTTTGGGATATGAAATTCAGTCATAA